The Euphorbia lathyris chromosome 3, ddEupLath1.1, whole genome shotgun sequence genome contains a region encoding:
- the LOC136224231 gene encoding F-box/kelch-repeat protein At1g16250 isoform X2 encodes MEYVHQPIIPGLPDDVALRCLAMVSHGHHGRLEAVSKGWRDLIRSSDYACYKAKEGWCGNWLFVLTEQSNNQWVAYDPEADRWHPLPKSSKHNGDLHHFGFSCVCVNNKLLVIGGSYAPNDLSLPHQKPLITDHVLQFDPFNNEWKSMARMQTPRSHFACSIISGKVFVAGGRNLSCPRGLVLAEVYDPLTDKWEELPPMPNPQMDCLGLSYKGKFHILSDQVGLSEINASQVFDLSNKTWCIIEDIWPFSRAMQFSVQVMGDGRVYTVIDWGESLIKARDSDNGEWYNVGALPPVILPNHTRALEAFGYGFATLKEELYVLGGKVLKWEEAGNGRFDIVRLALVRICNPVVRPLNWKAAKPMCEPACGSVLGCASLEEERN; translated from the exons GGAATATGTACACCAACCTATAATTCCCGGACTACCAGATGACGTGGCTTTGCGTTGCCTTGCAATGGTCTCGCATGGTCACCATGGACGGCTTGAAGCTGTCTCAAAGGGATGGAGAGATTTAATTCGTAGCTCGGATTATGCCTGCTATAAAGCTAAAGAAGGATGGTGTGGGAATTGGCTGTTTGTTCTTACTGAGCAATCTAACAACCAGTGGGTTGCTTATGATCCTGAAGCTGATAGATGGCATCCCTTGCCAAAGTCATCAAAGCATAATGGTGACTTGCATCACTTTGGATTTTCTTGTGTTTGTGTTAATAATAAACTCCTAGTGATTGGCGGATCATATGCACCAAATGATCTCTCACTTCCCCATCAAAAGCCATTGATAACTGATCATGTCCTTCAGTTTGATCCATTTAACAATGAGTGGAAAAGCATGGCAAGAATGCAAACACCGCGTTCTCATTTTGCTTGCAGCATTATTTCTGGTAAGGTTTTTGTTGCTGGGGGACGCAACTTGTCTTGTCCCAGAGGCCTTGTTCTTGCGGAGGTTTATGATCCACTAACAGACAA ATGGGAGGAATTACCACCAATGCCCAACCCACAGATGGATTGCTTAGGCTTGTCATATAAAGGAAAATTTCATATTTTGAGTGACCAAGTAGGCCTATCAGAGATAAATGCATCTCAAGTTTTTGACCTGTCTAACAAAACATGGTGCATAATAGAGGATATCTGGCCTTTCTCGAGAGCAATGCAATTCTCGGTTCAGGTAATGGGTGATGGCCGAGTATATACAGTTATCGATTGGGGTGAAAGCTTGATTAAAGCAAGAGACTCTGATAATGGAGAGTGGTACAATGTAGGTGCACTTCCACCAGTCATTCTTCCGAACCACACACGGGCATTGGAAGCGTTTGGGTACGGTTTTGCTACCTTAAAAGAGGAATTATATGTTTTAGGTGGTAAGGTTCTGAAATGGGAAGAAGCAGGAAATGGGAGATTTGACATTGTGAGATTGGCTTTGGTGAGGATTTGCAATCCAGTAGTCAGGCCATTGAATTGGAAGGCTGCTAAGCCAATGTGCGAGCCGGCATGTGGCTCTGTACTGGGATGTGCCTCGTTGGAAGAGGAACGCAACTGA
- the LOC136224231 gene encoding F-box/kelch-repeat protein At1g16250 isoform X1 — translation MSMSSAFHTCEEYVHQPIIPGLPDDVALRCLAMVSHGHHGRLEAVSKGWRDLIRSSDYACYKAKEGWCGNWLFVLTEQSNNQWVAYDPEADRWHPLPKSSKHNGDLHHFGFSCVCVNNKLLVIGGSYAPNDLSLPHQKPLITDHVLQFDPFNNEWKSMARMQTPRSHFACSIISGKVFVAGGRNLSCPRGLVLAEVYDPLTDKWEELPPMPNPQMDCLGLSYKGKFHILSDQVGLSEINASQVFDLSNKTWCIIEDIWPFSRAMQFSVQVMGDGRVYTVIDWGESLIKARDSDNGEWYNVGALPPVILPNHTRALEAFGYGFATLKEELYVLGGKVLKWEEAGNGRFDIVRLALVRICNPVVRPLNWKAAKPMCEPACGSVLGCASLEEERN, via the exons GGAATATGTACACCAACCTATAATTCCCGGACTACCAGATGACGTGGCTTTGCGTTGCCTTGCAATGGTCTCGCATGGTCACCATGGACGGCTTGAAGCTGTCTCAAAGGGATGGAGAGATTTAATTCGTAGCTCGGATTATGCCTGCTATAAAGCTAAAGAAGGATGGTGTGGGAATTGGCTGTTTGTTCTTACTGAGCAATCTAACAACCAGTGGGTTGCTTATGATCCTGAAGCTGATAGATGGCATCCCTTGCCAAAGTCATCAAAGCATAATGGTGACTTGCATCACTTTGGATTTTCTTGTGTTTGTGTTAATAATAAACTCCTAGTGATTGGCGGATCATATGCACCAAATGATCTCTCACTTCCCCATCAAAAGCCATTGATAACTGATCATGTCCTTCAGTTTGATCCATTTAACAATGAGTGGAAAAGCATGGCAAGAATGCAAACACCGCGTTCTCATTTTGCTTGCAGCATTATTTCTGGTAAGGTTTTTGTTGCTGGGGGACGCAACTTGTCTTGTCCCAGAGGCCTTGTTCTTGCGGAGGTTTATGATCCACTAACAGACAA ATGGGAGGAATTACCACCAATGCCCAACCCACAGATGGATTGCTTAGGCTTGTCATATAAAGGAAAATTTCATATTTTGAGTGACCAAGTAGGCCTATCAGAGATAAATGCATCTCAAGTTTTTGACCTGTCTAACAAAACATGGTGCATAATAGAGGATATCTGGCCTTTCTCGAGAGCAATGCAATTCTCGGTTCAGGTAATGGGTGATGGCCGAGTATATACAGTTATCGATTGGGGTGAAAGCTTGATTAAAGCAAGAGACTCTGATAATGGAGAGTGGTACAATGTAGGTGCACTTCCACCAGTCATTCTTCCGAACCACACACGGGCATTGGAAGCGTTTGGGTACGGTTTTGCTACCTTAAAAGAGGAATTATATGTTTTAGGTGGTAAGGTTCTGAAATGGGAAGAAGCAGGAAATGGGAGATTTGACATTGTGAGATTGGCTTTGGTGAGGATTTGCAATCCAGTAGTCAGGCCATTGAATTGGAAGGCTGCTAAGCCAATGTGCGAGCCGGCATGTGGCTCTGTACTGGGATGTGCCTCGTTGGAAGAGGAACGCAACTGA
- the LOC136222396 gene encoding uncharacterized protein, giving the protein MKGSGLLPLNGRRDKDEESLVLFKELHKREKDRLATLLQPISDEFDPKGGSSALYRIASGKQGSGYEFLGENSKNDYDWLKTPPATPLFPSLELEATSAPELVVQREIPILQPLSRFASNTEPLKGSTPTQTPTPKSKPKMVPRSTTPVHGQRPRIFENKNPQTIQKITGLSANPSKQPQKIITSAKVTTQKETQSNISVQDTKSKTSSRSHSRGVSPSVRSRVPAQILGISSDTPPNLRTDRATSATRGRHVPSNATLHQKPDSSPTIHQKPDPNPTIHQKSESIQRSRRQSCSPSVTRGRKEGEAILGTQTKKVQMGNNNNNNNNNGTQILGSRMVDRVLNARKFGAEERESKLKAQTTTSWNNGRIPGGFVRTIPKSSQDKAPKAISNC; this is encoded by the exons ATGAAAGGCAGTGGCTTACTACCATTGAATGGAAGACGGGACAAAGACGAGGAATCACTTGTGCTATTCAAGGAGTTGCATAAACGGGAAAAGGATCGCCTTGCCACTCTCTTACAGCCCATTTCTGATGAGTTTGATCCCAAGGGCG GGAGTTCTGCACTTTATAGAATTGCATCCGGGAAACAAGGATCCGGATATGAATTCCTTGGCGAAAACAGCAAAAACGATTATGATTG GTTGAAAACACCACCGGCAACTCCTCTCTTCCCGTCTCTGGAACTGGAAGCAACTTCTGCGCCGGAACTAGTAGTTCAACGGGAGATCCCAATTCTCCAACCCCTTTCTCGG TTTGCAAGCAACACAGAGCCATTGAAGGGAAGCACTCCAACTCAAACTCCAACACCAAAATCAAAGCCAAAGATGGTTCCGAGGTCCACTACTCCGGTACATGGTCAAAGACCAAGGATCTTTGAGAATAAGAATCCCCAAACGATTCAAAAAATCACCGGACTATCAGCCAATCCAAGCAAACAACCGCAGAAGATTATAACGTCAGCTAAAGTAACCACCCAAAAAGAAACTCAGTCAAATATCTCAGTCCAAGATACCAAATCAAAGACTAGTAGCCGTAGCCATAGCCGAGGTGTTTCACCTAGTGTGAGGTCAAGAGTTCCAGCTCAAATTCTGGGAATTTCAAGTGACACCCCTCCTAATTTGAGGACAGATCGTGCAACCTCTGCTACACGAGGTCGACATGTACCAAGCAATGCAACATTGCATCAGAAACCAGACTCTAGTCCAACAATTCATCAGAAACCAGACCCTAATCCAACAATTCATCAGAAATCGGAGTCTATTCAACGGTCAAGAAGGCAGTCCTGCTCACCAAGCGTAACAAGGGGCCGGAAAGAAGGTGAAGCAATCTTGGGAACTCAAACAAAGAAAGTTCAAATggggaataataataataacaacaacaacaacggGACTCAAATCCTCGGAAGTAGAATGGTAGACAGAGTATTGAATGCCAGAAAATTTGGAGCAGAAGAAAGAGAGTCAAAGTTAAAGGCTCAAACTACTACTAGTTGGAATAATGGAAGGATTCCTGGTGGTTTTGTAAGGACAATTCCCAAGAGTTCCCAAGACAAAGCTCCAAAGGCAATTAGCAATTGCTAA
- the LOC136222395 gene encoding protein ACTIVITY OF BC1 COMPLEX KINASE 3, chloroplastic produces the protein MATMMSLVSPGGHRFASGPRFNPPVRTRPRVRAALVEARPPITVPVSRDVKLAVGVDRTDDLQAEGRAMARAVNASIYSPELLAANYGTRPFKLLQRTLEILTGLGSFGLKLWLDQRNGVFDQNKRIRAIELRRIFTRLGPTFVKIGQGLSTRPDICPSEYLEELSELQDALPTFPDAEAFLCIETEIGVPLDTIYSRISPSPIAAASLGQVYKAQLKYSGQIVAVKVQRPGIEESIGLDFYLIRGLGFLINKYVDFITSDVVALIDEFANRVYQELNYVQEGKNARRFKKLYADKEDVLVPDVFWDYTSGKVLTMEWVEGVKLNEQVAIESQGLKVLDLVNTGIQCSLRQLLEYGYFHADPHPGNLLATPEGKLAFLDFGMMSETPEEARSAIIGHVVHMVNRDYEAMARDYYDLNFLSRDVDVSPIVPALQNFFDDALSYTVSELNFKTLVDGLGAVFYQYPFNVPAYYALILRSLTVLEGLALSADPNFKVLAASYPYFAKRLLTDPNPYLRDALIELLFKDGKFRWNRLENLLVEGSKDRDFSAKDALQPVLKLLLAPDGEELRSLVIKEAVRVTEAIIMGSIVDTYNSIPDFMRSLFFNGNVRILTMNETEMQSMIELRDQIFRIWGRLQSADDFDPALLQPIIQVLQQPEARSLGGRVIGGISQRLAARLLQQVLRSPSTVSAST, from the exons ATGGCGACGATGATGAGCCTTGTTTCTCCCGGTGGCCACCGGTTTGCTTCCGGCCCGCGTTTTAACCCTCCGGTTAGAACTAGACCAAGAGTTAGAGCGGCTTTGGTTGAAGCCAGACCACCGATAACGGTTCCAGTTTCCAGAGATGTCAAATTAGCGGTAGGAGTAGATCGAACTGATGACCTCCAGGCGGAGGGAAGGGCTATGGCTCGTGCTGTCAATGCATCCATCTATAGCCCCGAGCTTCTTGCTGCTAATTATGGGACTAGGCCTTTCAAG CTGTTGCAAAGGACTCTTGAAATTTTGACAGGACTAGGCTCATTTGGTTTGAAACTATGGCTGGACCAGAGGAATGGGGTGTTCGATCAAAATAAGAGAATTCGAGCCATTGAGCTCAGGAGGATTTTCACCCGATTAGGGCCTACTTTTGTCAAAATAGGGCAGGGCTTGTCTACCAGGCCTGATATCTGTCCTTCTGAGTATCTGGAGGAACTCTCTGAGCTTCAG GATGCATTGCCTACATTCCCTGACGCAGAAGCATTTCTATGCATTGAGACAGAGATAGGGGTACCACTCGACACTATTTATTCACGTATATCCCCATCTCCGATTGCAGCTGCCAGCTTAGGCCAAGTTTACAAAGCACAGCTCAAGTATTCTGGACAAATTGTTGCTGTTAAGGTCCAACGCCCTGGCATTGAAGAATCTATAGGACTTGACTTTTACCTGATTAGAGGCCTTGGATTTCTTATCAATAAATATGTTGATTTCATCACCAGTGATGTTGTTGCTCTTATTGATGAATTCGCAAACAGAGTTTATCAAGAGCTCAATTACGTGCAG GAGGGGAAGAATGCCAGGAGATTTAAAAAGTTGTATGCTGACAAGGAAGATGTCCTTGTTCCAGATGTTTTTTGGGATTATACAAGTGGCAAAGTTTTGACCATGGAATGGGTAGAGGGAGTAAAATTGAATGAGCAAGTTGCTATAGAGAGTCAAGGTCTAAAGGTTCTGGATCTAGTGAACACTGGTATACAGTGTAGCCTTCGACAGCTTCTTGAGTATGGATACTTTCATGCAGATCCTCATCCTGGTAACCTTTTAGCAACACCTGAAGGAAAACTTGCTTTTCTTGATTTTGGAATGATGAGTGAGACACCAGAAGAAGCAAGGTCTGCAATAATTGGTCATGTCGTTCACATGGTTAATAGGGATTATGAAGCCATGGCTCGTGATTACTATGATCTAAATTTCTTATCTCGTGATGTAGACGTGTCTCCAATTGTACCAGCACTACAGAATTTCTTTGATGATGCACTCAGTTACACTGTGAGTGAACTAAACTTCAAAACTCTAGTGGACGGCCTGGGTGCTGTTTTTTATCAATATCCATTTAATG TTCCGGCATATTATGCATTGATATTGAGATCACTCACTGTACTCGAAGGTCTAGCCCTTTCTGCTGATCCAAATTTCAAGGTGTTGGCTGCTTCATATCCCTATTTTGCTAAAAGGCTTCTCACAGATCCAAATCCATATCTAAGAGATGCTCTTATTGAGTTGCTCTTTAAGGATGGAAAGTTTAG GTGGAATAGACTTGAAAATCTACTTGTAGAAGGAAGCAAAGATAGAGATTTCTCTGCAAAGGATGCTCTACAACCTGTTTTAAAGCTCTTATTGGCTCCAGATGGTGAAGAGCTTAGAAGTTTAGTGATTAAAGAAGCTGTTCGAGTGACCGAAGCTATTATTATGGGTTCCATTGTGGATACGTACAATTCCATCCCCGATTTCATGAGGTCTCTATTCTTTAATGGCAATGTGCGAATTCTTACAATGAATGAGACGGAAATGCAAAGCATGATAGAGCTTCGGGATCAAATCTTTAGGATATGGGGCCGCCTTCAATCCGCTGATGATTTTGACCCGGCACTCCTGCAACCTATAATACAG GTGCTTCAGCAACCTGAGGCGCGCAGCCTTGGGGGCCGTGTTATTGGTGGGATTAGCCAGCGTCTTGCAGCGCGGTTGTTACAACAAGTACTCCGATCTCCTTCAACAGTTTCTGCTTCAACTTAG
- the LOC136224326 gene encoding metal tolerance protein 4-like isoform X1, protein MMFLGFQRKRRIPKRQRAIKKQAEMAMKISNYANVLLLAFKIYATVKSGSIAIAASTLDSLLDLMAGGILWFTHVSMKNINIYKYPIGKLRVQPVGIIVFPAIMATLGGTIVATIELIKKRGVENRQIKVFAFCHFTLLERWSLLLLLEEPTLNMVESYS, encoded by the exons ATGATGTTTTTGGGATTTCAAAGGAAAAGAAGGATCCCAAAGAGACAAAGGGCAATCAAG AAACAAGCTGAAATGGCCATGAAAATCTCCaactacgctaatgttttactCTTGGCGTTTAAG ATATATGCTACAGTAAAGAGTGGATCAATAGCTATTGCTGCATCGACTTTAGATTCTTTACTTGATCTAATGGCTGGTGGTATACTTTGGTTCACTCATGTTTCTatgaaaaacataaatatttacaAATACCCTATTGGAAAATTGAGGGTTCAACCAGTGGGCATAATCGTCTTTCCAGCTATTATGGCTACACTTG GTGGTACGATAGTTGCAACTATTGAGTTAATCAAGAAACGTGGGGTTGAGAACAGACAAATCAAAGTT TTTGCCTTTTGCCATTTTACATTGCTAGAAAGATGGAGCCTGCTGCTTCTACTTGAGGAACCCACTTT GAACATGGTGGAAAGTTACTCGTAG
- the LOC136224326 gene encoding metal tolerance protein 4-like isoform X3: MMFLGFQRKRRIPKRQRAIKKQAEMAMKISNYANVLLLAFKIYATVKSGSIAIAASTLDSLLDLMAGGILWFTHVSMKNINIYKYPIGKLRVQPVGIIVFPAIMATLGGTIVATIELIKKRGVENRQIKVFAFCHFTLLERWSLLLLLEEPTFYS; this comes from the exons ATGATGTTTTTGGGATTTCAAAGGAAAAGAAGGATCCCAAAGAGACAAAGGGCAATCAAG AAACAAGCTGAAATGGCCATGAAAATCTCCaactacgctaatgttttactCTTGGCGTTTAAG ATATATGCTACAGTAAAGAGTGGATCAATAGCTATTGCTGCATCGACTTTAGATTCTTTACTTGATCTAATGGCTGGTGGTATACTTTGGTTCACTCATGTTTCTatgaaaaacataaatatttacaAATACCCTATTGGAAAATTGAGGGTTCAACCAGTGGGCATAATCGTCTTTCCAGCTATTATGGCTACACTTG GTGGTACGATAGTTGCAACTATTGAGTTAATCAAGAAACGTGGGGTTGAGAACAGACAAATCAAAGTT TTTGCCTTTTGCCATTTTACATTGCTAGAAAGATGGAGCCTGCTGCTTCTACTTGAGGAACCCACTTT TTACTCGTAG
- the LOC136224326 gene encoding metal tolerance protein 4-like isoform X2, whose product MMFLGFQRKRRIPKRQRAIKKQAEMAMKISNYANVLLLAFKIYATVKSGSIAIAASTLDSLLDLMAGGILWFTHVSMKNINIYKYPIGKLRVQPVGIIVFPAIMATLGGTIVATIELIKKRGVENRQIKFAFCHFTLLERWSLLLLLEEPTLNMVESYS is encoded by the exons ATGATGTTTTTGGGATTTCAAAGGAAAAGAAGGATCCCAAAGAGACAAAGGGCAATCAAG AAACAAGCTGAAATGGCCATGAAAATCTCCaactacgctaatgttttactCTTGGCGTTTAAG ATATATGCTACAGTAAAGAGTGGATCAATAGCTATTGCTGCATCGACTTTAGATTCTTTACTTGATCTAATGGCTGGTGGTATACTTTGGTTCACTCATGTTTCTatgaaaaacataaatatttacaAATACCCTATTGGAAAATTGAGGGTTCAACCAGTGGGCATAATCGTCTTTCCAGCTATTATGGCTACACTTG GTGGTACGATAGTTGCAACTATTGAGTTAATCAAGAAACGTGGGGTTGAGAACAGACAAATCAAA TTTGCCTTTTGCCATTTTACATTGCTAGAAAGATGGAGCCTGCTGCTTCTACTTGAGGAACCCACTTT GAACATGGTGGAAAGTTACTCGTAG
- the LOC136224326 gene encoding metal tolerance protein 4-like isoform X4 encodes MMFLGFQRKRRIPKRQRAIKKQAEMAMKISNYANVLLLAFKIYATVKSGSIAIAASTLDSLLDLMAGGILWFTHVSMKNINIYKYPIGKLRVQPVGIIVFPAIMATLGGTIVATIELIKKRGVENRQIKFAFCHFTLLERWSLLLLLEEPTFYS; translated from the exons ATGATGTTTTTGGGATTTCAAAGGAAAAGAAGGATCCCAAAGAGACAAAGGGCAATCAAG AAACAAGCTGAAATGGCCATGAAAATCTCCaactacgctaatgttttactCTTGGCGTTTAAG ATATATGCTACAGTAAAGAGTGGATCAATAGCTATTGCTGCATCGACTTTAGATTCTTTACTTGATCTAATGGCTGGTGGTATACTTTGGTTCACTCATGTTTCTatgaaaaacataaatatttacaAATACCCTATTGGAAAATTGAGGGTTCAACCAGTGGGCATAATCGTCTTTCCAGCTATTATGGCTACACTTG GTGGTACGATAGTTGCAACTATTGAGTTAATCAAGAAACGTGGGGTTGAGAACAGACAAATCAAA TTTGCCTTTTGCCATTTTACATTGCTAGAAAGATGGAGCCTGCTGCTTCTACTTGAGGAACCCACTTT TTACTCGTAG
- the LOC136224325 gene encoding receptor-like kinase TMK3, which translates to MADNFEFCGVFLLCLIRLASSVTDPNDFKVLMDFKDGLDNSELLKWPSTGNDPCGPPSWPHVFCSNARITQIQVQKLGLKGSLPPNFNQLSKLYNLGFQNNGFYGKLPSFKGLSELEFAFLDFNQFDTIPSDFFYGLSSIRVLALDENPLNKTTGWSLPNDLANSVQLTNLSCSGCNLIGPLPDFLGSLSSLNALRLSYNRLSGEIPASFEQSSVTVLWLNNQEGGGLTGTIDVIAKMTSLRQVWLQGNSFTGIIPENIGDLSLLKELDLNGNKLVGLIPQALADMELNSLDLNNNLFMGSIPMSKAGKFSYDSNLFCQSKPGVSCASEVYALIDFLGGLNYPLNVVSQWSGNDPCQGPWVGLNCDSKSKVSIISLPRRNLTGTLSPSIAKLDSLTKIILSRNSISGSIPKNLTDLKSLTLLDISGNNLSPPLPKFQKSMKLVIDGNPLLVSNPSQTPPSPVSPPNSPPSGITQSPPPLTAPPSPNVSSKRNSSDPVTPVPYPSLSKKSGKNKLIIVIGIIVGSVIILAVIALAIYSRKRKDMPEPPSSIVVHPRDPFDSEKVVKIAIGSLSAKTATSSSSNSTSMMENSHLIESRNLIISVQVLRKVTKNFASENKLGHGGFGTVYKGELDDGTKIAVKRMDSGVTSSKALDEFQAEIAVLSKVRHRHLVSLLGYAIEGNERLLVYEYMPQGSLNKHLFEWKKLDLEPMSWTRRLIIALDVARGMEYLHSMARETFIHRDLKSANILLDDVFHAKISDFGLVKLAPDGERSIVTRLAGTFGYLAPEYAVMGKITTKSDVFSFGVVLMELLTGLAALDEQRSEESRYLAEWFWRIKSSKEKLMAAVDPTLGVNDETFDSISIVAELAGHCTARDPNHRPEMGHAVSVLGLLVERWKPIKDESNDVGGIDYSLPLPQMLKVWQNSDSTGISNASSSDSKDSIPARPAGFADSFTSCDGR; encoded by the exons ATGGCTGATAATTTTGAGTTTTGCGGAGTATTTTTGTTGTGTTTGATCAGATTGGCTTCTAGTGTTACAGATCCCAATGATTTCAAGGTTCTTATGGATTTCAAGGATGGATTAGATAACTCTGAGCTTCTCAAATGGCCGTCTACTGGTAATGATCCATGTGGTCCTCCTTCATGGCCTCATGTGTTCTGTTCTAATGCTCGGATTACTCAAATTCAGGTACAGAAATTGGGGCTTAAGGGTTCTCTCCCTCCTAATTTCAATCAGCTCTCTAAGCTTTACAATTTAGGCTTTCAGAACAATGGTTTCTATGGTAAATTGCCCTCGTTCAAAGGATTATCTGAGTTAGAGTTTGCATTTTTGGATTTCAATCAGTTTGATACTATCCCATCGGATTTCTTTTATGGACTTAGTAGCATTCGTGTTCTAGCCCTAGATGAGAATCCTCTCAATAAGACTACTGGTTGGTCTCTTCCAAATGATTTAGCAAATTCTGTTCAGTTGACAAATCTATCTTGCTCAGGCTGCAATTTAATTGGTCCATTGCCTGATTTTCTCGGCAGTCTTTCATCTCTAAATGCTCTACGCCTTTCGTATAACAGACTTTCAGGTGAGATTCCTGCTAGTTTTGAGCAGTCTTCGGTGACAGTTTTGTGGTTGAATAACCAAGAAGGAGGTGGTCTTACTGGTACTATTGATGTGATTGCAAAAATGACATCATTGAGGCAAGTATGGCTTCAAGGGAACTCATTCACCGGGATTATCCCGGAGAACATTGGAGATCTGTCTTTGTTGAAAGAGCTTGATCTTAATGGTAATAAACTTGTTGGTTTGATTCCTCAGGCATTGGCTGATATGGAGCTCAATAGTTTGGATTTGAATAACAATCTGTTTATGGGTTCAATTCCAATGTCTAAGGCTGGTAAGTTTTCTTATGATTCCAACTTATTTTGCCAATCTAAACCTGGAGTTTCATGTGCCTCAGAGGTTTATGCACTTATTGATTTTCTTGGTGGTTTGAATTATCCATTAAATGTTGTTTCTCAATGGTCTGGTAATGATCCCTGTCAAGGGCCATGGGTGGGATTGAATTGTGATTCCAAATCTAAAGTTTCTATCATTAGTTTGCCTAGACGTAATCTTACCGGTACTCTTAGTCCTTCAATTGCCAAGTTAGATTCACTGACTAAAATCATCCTTAGCAGAAACTCTATAAGTGGAAGCATTCCTAAGAATTTAACTGACTTGAAATCTTTGACATTGTTAGATATTAGTGGCAACAATCTTAGTCCTCCATTACCCAAATTCCAGAAAAGTATGAAACTCGTTATAGATGGAAATCCTCTTTTAGTTAGTAATCCGAGCCAGACACCTCCTTCCCCTGTCTCTCCTCCAAACAGCCCTCCATCTGGTATTACACAATCACCACCACCACTCACTGCTCCACCTTCTCCAAATGTAAGCTCAAAAAGAAATTCTTCTGATCCTGTGACTCCTGTCCCGTATCCATCCCTATCCAAAAAATCTGGGAAAAACAAACTAATAATTGTGATCGGCATTATTGTCGGATCAGTAATTATTCTTGCAGTGATTGCTCTAGCTATATACAGTAGGAAGAGAAAAGATATGCCAGAGCCACCTAGTTCCATTGTAGTTCACCCCAGAGATCCATTTGATTCAGAAAAAGTTGTTAAGATTGCAATTGGGAGCTTGTCCGCTAAAACAGCCACTAGTTCTTCAAGTAATAGTACCAGTATGATGGAAAACTCTCACTTAATTGAGAGTCGAAACCTGATCATATCTGTTCAAGTTCTTCGCAAGGTGACTAAGAATTTCGCCTCAGAAAATAAACTTGGTCATGGTGGATTTGGCACTGTCTACAAGGGTGAACTAGACGATGGGACCAAAATAGCAGTTAAGAGAATGGATTCTGGGGTTACAAGCTCTAAAGCTTTGGATGAATTTCAAGCTGAAATAGCTGTTCTTTCTAAGGTCCGGCACAGACATCTGGTTTCGTTGCTCGGTTATGCTATCGAAGGCAATGAAAGACTTCTTGTTTACGAGTATATGCCTCAGGGTTCTCTAAACAAACATCTTTTTGAGTGGAAAAAACTGGATTTAGAGCCTATGTCTTGGACAAGAAGGCTGATCATTGCACTGGATGTAGCCAGAGGGATGGAGTATCTTCATAGTATGGCCCGGGAAACCTTTATTCACCGAGATCTCAAATCTGCAAACATTCTTCTAGATGATGTTTTTCATGCCAAGATTTCAGATTTTGGCTTGGTCAAACTTGCTCCTGATGGAGAGAGGTCTATTGTGACTAGACTTGCTGGAACGTTCGGATACCTTGCACCCGAATATGCTG TGATGGGAAAGATTACAACTAAATCTGATGTGTTCAGCTTCGGGGTTGTGTTAATGGAACTTCTAACTGGATTAGCAGCCCTTGATGAGCAACGTTCTGAGGAAAGCCGGTACTTAGCAGAGTGGTTTTGGCGAATCAAGTCGAGCAAAGAGAAGCTTATGGCTGCTGTCGACCCGACTCTAGGAGTAAATGACGAGACTTTTGACAGCATTTCCATTGTTGCTGAATTGGCTGGACATTGCACTGCAAGAGACCCTAACCATAGACCAGAAATGGGGCACGCGGTGAGTGTGCTCGGCCTGCTCGTTGAGAGATGGAAACCTATTAAAGATGAATCAAACGATGTTGGTGGCATTGACTACAGTCTACCACTTCCCCAGATGCTAAAAGTTTGGCAAAATTCAGACAGCACTGGGATTAGTAATGCTAGTTCGAGTGATAGCAAAGATAGTATTCCAGCAAGACCAGCTGGTTTTGCAGACTCCTTTACTTCTTGTGATGGTCGGTGA